One region of uncultured Methanolobus sp. genomic DNA includes:
- the glgP gene encoding alpha-glucan family phosphorylase, with the protein MDNVIGASGRRIAYFSMEIGLKNEMPTYSGGLGILAGDTIRASADLGLPLIGITLLNKKGYFMQKLDDAGRQTEHQHDWTPSDYMQLLPYEVTVKIQGREVRIRAWIYEHYSLTRKNVPVIFLDTDIEENAPEDRQITYSLYGGDSKYRLKQEIVLGIGGVRMLNSLGCSISKYHMNEGHSSLLAIELLRQNNMNALYVKDHCVFTTHTPIESGHDVFPHDLVLELIGNCVDLETLKKYGGEHELNMTLLGLNLSNYINGVAKRHREISEKMFPGYKFNAITNGIHSYTWVCPHFRKLYNKYLPGWANEPELLVRVRSIPDNEIWDAHQLAKKELLDYVNSKCGTNMDPDTLTIGFARRITEYKRPTFIFSELKRLRKVNEAGKIQLIFAGKAHPRDIQGKQFIERIFQYKEELKGEIEIAYLENYGIDLAMKIVSGVDIWLNNPKKPLEASGTSGMKAAHNGVVNFSVLDGWWLEGCVEGVTGYAIGPMPHVEKTPQEIEMMELDDLYNKLEYIMIPKYYHRKDEWISLMNNSIEMIAYYFNSHRMMHRYVTEAYL; encoded by the coding sequence ATGGATAATGTTATTGGAGCAAGCGGACGCAGGATTGCTTATTTTTCAATGGAAATCGGATTGAAAAACGAAATGCCAACCTACAGTGGCGGTCTGGGCATACTGGCCGGGGACACCATAAGAGCAAGTGCTGATCTGGGTCTTCCCTTAATAGGTATTACCCTTCTTAACAAAAAAGGTTATTTCATGCAGAAACTGGATGATGCAGGCAGGCAGACCGAACATCAGCATGACTGGACACCTTCTGATTATATGCAACTTTTGCCCTATGAAGTGACAGTTAAGATACAGGGGAGAGAAGTAAGGATAAGAGCCTGGATTTACGAACACTACAGCCTGACCAGGAAAAATGTTCCTGTTATTTTCCTGGATACGGATATTGAAGAAAACGCTCCTGAAGACAGGCAAATCACATACAGTCTTTACGGGGGAGACAGCAAATACCGCCTGAAACAGGAAATTGTACTTGGAATCGGCGGTGTAAGGATGCTGAACAGCCTTGGTTGCTCCATCAGCAAATATCATATGAATGAGGGACATTCCAGCCTTCTTGCTATTGAGTTACTACGTCAGAACAATATGAATGCATTATATGTAAAGGATCATTGTGTTTTTACCACCCACACGCCAATTGAAAGTGGGCATGACGTATTTCCACATGACCTGGTGCTTGAATTGATTGGAAATTGTGTTGATCTGGAGACTCTCAAAAAATACGGCGGGGAGCATGAGCTTAATATGACCCTTCTCGGATTAAATCTATCCAATTACATCAACGGGGTGGCAAAAAGACACAGGGAAATTTCCGAAAAAATGTTCCCTGGCTACAAGTTCAATGCTATTACCAACGGCATACATTCATATACATGGGTCTGTCCGCATTTCAGGAAACTTTATAATAAATATCTGCCAGGCTGGGCCAATGAACCTGAACTTCTGGTGAGGGTCAGGAGCATTCCGGATAATGAAATATGGGATGCACACCAGCTTGCCAAAAAAGAGCTTCTGGATTATGTTAACAGCAAATGCGGAACGAATATGGACCCTGATACTCTGACAATTGGGTTTGCAAGACGCATCACTGAATACAAAAGACCTACGTTTATATTTTCTGAACTTAAAAGACTGAGGAAAGTAAATGAAGCCGGTAAAATCCAGTTGATCTTTGCAGGCAAAGCTCATCCAAGGGACATACAGGGAAAGCAATTCATTGAAAGGATTTTCCAGTATAAGGAAGAGCTTAAAGGCGAAATAGAAATTGCCTATCTTGAAAACTATGGTATAGACCTTGCGATGAAAATCGTTTCAGGTGTGGATATCTGGCTGAACAATCCTAAAAAACCTCTCGAGGCTTCGGGCACAAGCGGAATGAAAGCAGCCCATAATGGTGTTGTGAACTTCAGTGTCCTTGACGGCTGGTGGCTTGAGGGTTGTGTGGAAGGTGTTACCGGTTATGCCATTGGTCCTATGCCACATGTGGAAAAAACCCCGCAGGAAATTGAGATGATGGAGCTTGATGATCTGTACAATAAACTGGAATACATCATGATCCCTAAATACTACCATAGAAAAGATGAGTGGATAAGTCTCATGAACAATTCAATTGAGATGATAGCTTATTATTTCAACAGTCATAGGATGATGCATCGATATGTTACGGAAGCTTATCTTTAA
- a CDS encoding glucosyl-3-phosphoglycerate synthase, translated as MDFYQEKITTIHDFATDNDAMVTHLQELSKSRPAALIIPMLYKEIKSPCLANIRDELNKCKFINEVVISLAADSREEYEHVVRFFRELKLDHIVVWCNGPNISKVVEEMGEKDLDFSQFKGKGKDVWLAIGVASLNSFAIALHDADVVTYSKDFPAKLLYPILNPKLNFLFNKGYYARINRKEGIMYGRVFRLFVRPFMAALQRDVNYESYVLDYLQAFRYTLAGEFAFSSDLALHLRFPADWGLEVGLLAEIYRNSSLKRTCQTDLGFYEHKHKDAGEDVSEGLSKMVNDIVLTLLRIANETTSVHISRSFIQSVYVKYIRFAQDLIRQHHADAICNNLKYDRHVEERYVEAFSQIILNTGNSYLETPLSIQMPDWKRALSAIPDLREQLKNAALKDLGTLQ; from the coding sequence GTGGATTTCTATCAGGAGAAAATAACCACAATACACGATTTTGCGACAGACAATGATGCAATGGTAACTCATTTGCAGGAACTTTCAAAATCCAGACCAGCCGCATTGATAATTCCGATGCTTTATAAAGAAATAAAGAGTCCGTGCCTTGCAAACATACGCGATGAACTGAACAAATGTAAGTTCATCAACGAGGTCGTCATTTCGCTTGCCGCTGATAGTAGGGAAGAGTATGAGCATGTTGTACGTTTCTTCAGGGAGCTTAAACTGGACCATATAGTTGTATGGTGTAATGGCCCAAACATCTCAAAGGTAGTTGAAGAAATGGGAGAGAAAGACCTTGATTTCTCCCAATTTAAAGGCAAGGGCAAGGACGTATGGCTTGCCATTGGTGTGGCAAGTCTTAATTCATTTGCTATTGCACTCCATGATGCGGATGTTGTTACATATTCAAAGGACTTCCCCGCTAAACTTCTTTATCCCATATTGAATCCAAAACTCAACTTCCTTTTTAATAAAGGATATTATGCACGCATAAACAGAAAGGAAGGGATAATGTATGGAAGAGTATTCCGCCTCTTTGTCCGTCCGTTCATGGCAGCTTTACAGAGGGATGTTAACTATGAGTCCTATGTACTTGATTATCTGCAGGCTTTCAGGTATACACTGGCAGGAGAATTCGCTTTCTCATCAGATCTTGCGCTACATCTGAGATTTCCAGCCGACTGGGGACTTGAGGTAGGTCTTCTTGCTGAAATATACAGGAATAGTTCTCTAAAAAGAACATGTCAGACTGACCTTGGTTTCTATGAGCACAAACACAAGGATGCCGGAGAGGATGTAAGTGAAGGTCTGTCAAAGATGGTTAATGATATTGTACTGACTCTTCTCCGTATTGCCAATGAGACTACAAGTGTCCATATCTCTCGGTCGTTCATTCAGAGTGTGTATGTGAAGTACATACGCTTTGCACAGGATCTTATCAGACAGCACCACGCTGATGCCATATGTAATAATCTGAAATATGACAGGCATGTGGAAGAAAGGTATGTTGAGGCCTTCTCCCAGATAATCCTGAATACTGGAAATTCCTATCTGGAAACACCCCTAAGCATTCAGATGCCTGACTGGAAAAGGGCATTGTCAGCAATACCGGACCTGAGAGAACAGTTAAAGAATGCAGCATTAAAAGACCTTGGCACTCTGCAATAA
- a CDS encoding glucoamylase: MNFPEAAKIYENSVRILKENQHEKGGYYASPPGTRYPFIYPRDHSVDILGAVDAGLLEEAKKGLEFVLNAQKPLGEFSQRYDVDGNDASYKDLQIDGNGLVLFAMGKYFEATGASFFDEMADREFVEKYWEQVSKAVDFILMNKNEEVDLIHTINSIHEYPAYEHGFEIYANCACCAGVLAAVKMGELIGKDVAEWKVEAEKIKESILTRLYSPRRRSFIKCIRVKDRNSKPIGYDAFASTVIDVDVVEYSPAYFGLLSDHDVKIKSTVKRIHEKLWDTEIGGLNRYPEHWGRNNGGYGPWCHFTCQLANHFAEVDNMDMAEMYLGWVVDMAHNQKLPEHISTIERFELWLEDYSNAKILRDSKVTMIENVRSHPKWKDGLAYVTIPLIWPHAEYIRAYRNFINKFGNEYSFK, encoded by the coding sequence TTGAATTTTCCGGAAGCTGCCAAAATTTATGAAAATAGTGTCAGAATCTTAAAAGAAAACCAGCATGAAAAAGGAGGATACTATGCAAGTCCTCCCGGCACACGTTATCCATTCATATATCCAAGGGACCATTCCGTGGATATTCTTGGGGCTGTTGATGCGGGACTGCTTGAAGAAGCTAAAAAAGGACTTGAATTCGTCCTCAACGCCCAGAAACCCCTGGGAGAATTTTCCCAGAGATACGATGTTGATGGGAATGATGCAAGCTACAAAGACCTTCAGATAGATGGTAACGGCCTGGTACTCTTTGCCATGGGTAAATACTTTGAAGCCACAGGAGCCTCCTTTTTTGATGAAATGGCGGACAGGGAATTTGTGGAAAAATACTGGGAACAGGTCAGCAAGGCTGTGGACTTCATACTCATGAACAAGAATGAGGAAGTAGACCTTATTCATACTATTAACAGTATCCATGAATATCCGGCATATGAACATGGTTTTGAGATATATGCGAACTGCGCATGCTGTGCAGGGGTTCTGGCAGCTGTAAAAATGGGAGAGTTAATTGGAAAGGATGTCGCTGAATGGAAAGTAGAAGCAGAAAAGATAAAAGAGTCCATTCTAACACGTCTGTACAGCCCCAGAAGAAGGTCCTTCATAAAATGTATCAGAGTTAAGGACCGCAATAGCAAGCCAATAGGATATGATGCATTTGCCTCTACTGTTATTGACGTAGACGTAGTTGAATACTCGCCTGCATATTTCGGGCTTTTAAGTGATCACGATGTAAAAATTAAATCCACCGTGAAAAGAATACATGAAAAACTCTGGGACACCGAAATCGGAGGACTCAACAGGTATCCTGAACACTGGGGGAGAAACAATGGTGGATACGGACCGTGGTGCCATTTTACATGCCAACTGGCTAATCACTTTGCTGAAGTTGACAACATGGATATGGCCGAGATGTATCTTGGATGGGTGGTAGACATGGCTCACAACCAGAAGTTGCCTGAACACATTTCAACCATTGAGAGATTTGAGCTCTGGCTGGAGGATTACTCCAATGCCAAAATACTCAGGGACAGCAAAGTAACCATGATAGAGAATGTCCGTTCTCATCCGAAATGGAAAGATGGCCTGGCATATGTGACAATACCCCTCATATGGCCACATGCTGAATATATCAGAGCTTACAGGAATTTTATCAACAAATTTGGTAACGAATATTCATTCAAGTAA
- a CDS encoding NAD(P)H-dependent oxidoreductase: MEFKELTTARYASRKYTDRRIDDESIEIIKEMVRNSPSAVNVQPWKIKILNDGELKGKLAPYVFGGQTQVPSCSHLMVLCANTDWESHIEANIACMKQAQVPEQNIKYYQMAVDGMFGRISADEKLAEAEKNVYIAAASAVFGAKSLGIDSCIIQGFDVDEISNILDLPSNITPTLLVTLGYAADSPTPKSRLPEDEIFF; encoded by the coding sequence ATGGAATTCAAAGAACTGACAACAGCAAGATATGCCAGCAGAAAATACACTGACAGAAGGATAGATGATGAGTCTATAGAAATCATAAAGGAAATGGTAAGGAACAGTCCATCTGCTGTTAATGTTCAGCCATGGAAGATCAAGATATTAAATGATGGTGAACTCAAAGGCAAGCTTGCTCCTTATGTATTTGGCGGACAGACACAGGTTCCAAGTTGTTCACACTTGATGGTTTTATGTGCAAATACTGACTGGGAAAGCCATATTGAAGCAAATATTGCTTGCATGAAGCAAGCGCAGGTGCCGGAACAGAACATAAAATACTATCAGATGGCGGTTGATGGCATGTTCGGTCGCATATCTGCCGATGAGAAACTTGCAGAAGCTGAAAAGAATGTTTATATTGCGGCAGCATCTGCTGTATTTGGAGCTAAATCACTGGGTATTGACTCATGTATAATACAGGGATTTGATGTAGATGAGATCAGTAATATCCTTGATCTGCCATCAAATATTACGCCGACATTGCTAGTAACTCTGGGTTATGCCGCAGACAGTCCGACACCAAAGAGCAGACTTCCGGAAGATGAAATATTCTTCTGA
- the mpgP gene encoding mannosyl-3-phosphoglycerate phosphatase — translation MQYIIFTDLDGTLVDHDTYSYEAAMPAINMLKEKGIPLVFCTSKTRAEIEVYVDELNTGHPFISENGGAIFIPHGYFDVDYVSSGSTEKYDIIELGTDYNLLRNVLLNIAASEDLSITGFGDMTDEGVSEDTGLDIKSACLAKQREYDEAFKLDGDEKDAETLTNKIQANGLNYTRGGRYWHIIGDNDKGKAVSILTQIYRKQYNDVKTVGLGDSLNDYPMLKTVDIPFLVQKHNGKHDPKITDAKVNKVEGIGPVGWNMAISGLLG, via the coding sequence ATGCAATACATCATTTTTACAGATCTGGACGGCACGCTGGTAGATCATGACACATACTCATATGAAGCTGCAATGCCAGCCATCAATATGCTAAAAGAAAAGGGAATACCGCTTGTATTCTGTACAAGTAAGACCAGGGCTGAGATAGAAGTTTATGTGGATGAACTGAACACAGGGCATCCTTTCATATCAGAGAACGGTGGAGCAATTTTTATCCCCCATGGCTATTTTGACGTGGATTATGTATCTTCCGGGTCAACAGAGAAGTATGATATAATTGAACTTGGCACGGATTATAACCTGCTGAGAAACGTTCTGCTGAACATTGCAGCATCAGAAGACCTTTCAATAACCGGTTTTGGTGATATGACAGATGAAGGGGTCAGTGAAGATACAGGTCTTGACATTAAATCTGCATGTCTTGCGAAGCAGAGGGAGTATGATGAAGCTTTCAAACTTGATGGTGATGAAAAGGATGCTGAAACACTCACCAATAAGATACAGGCAAACGGCTTGAATTACACCCGTGGTGGCAGGTACTGGCACATAATCGGGGACAACGACAAGGGAAAAGCAGTCAGTATCCTCACACAAATTTATCGCAAGCAATACAACGATGTAAAAACAGTGGGTCTCGGAGATAGCCTTAACGACTATCCAATGCTCAAAACAGTTGACATACCGTTTTTGGTACAGAAGCATAACGGCAAGCATGACCCAAAAATAACGGATGCAAAGGTCAACAAAGTTGAAGGCATTGGTCCTGTTGGATGGAACATGGCAATTTCAGGACTATTGGGATGA
- the cfbB gene encoding Ni-sirohydrochlorin a,c-diamide synthase: protein MSGTPQPSGKKEIPRILLSAGSSSSGKTTITIGLLAALTEAGYKVQPYKVGLDYIDPSYYSEITGRRARNIDGFLMDEEGVRDVFIHGAEVDEDADIAIIEGVRGLFEGFDSFTDTGSTAQIAKILNCSVILIVNARSITRSAAALVNGFKDFDKDVNIVGVILNNIGGPRHTKKATEAIEHYTGIPVIGVIHRNNSMKISMRHLGLVPAIEERRRADNYDERIEFIKNKIKDGIQIDRLLEMAHAAPELERPSKTVFSPREIEGGRPVIGVALDEAFNFYYHDNLELLEMAGADIKYFSPIHDSKLPCVDGLYLGGGYPELFAAELENNVSMREDILDASRSGMPIYAECGGLMYLTEKLSTGVKGKGAHNMAEMPESTHDMVGALPGHTLMGHKRVVSYNIGELAMDSVIGKTGNSFRGHEFHHSEVTEIPKDAEFAIKLSRGTGIIDGWDGLTVDNTLGCYAHLVASSYREFAGSFVDFVMENIQ, encoded by the coding sequence ATGTCAGGCACTCCTCAACCCTCTGGGAAAAAAGAAATCCCAAGAATACTCCTGTCAGCCGGGAGTTCATCCTCCGGTAAAACTACCATTACTATTGGCCTGCTTGCAGCCCTTACTGAAGCCGGATACAAAGTCCAGCCATATAAAGTAGGACTGGATTACATCGATCCGAGTTACTATTCTGAAATTACCGGACGCAGGGCACGTAATATTGATGGATTCCTCATGGATGAGGAAGGTGTCAGGGATGTTTTCATTCACGGTGCAGAAGTTGATGAAGATGCTGATATCGCAATCATCGAAGGTGTCCGTGGCCTGTTCGAGGGTTTTGACAGCTTTACAGATACAGGCAGCACTGCACAGATTGCAAAGATTCTGAATTGTTCTGTTATTCTTATTGTCAATGCAAGGAGCATTACACGCTCAGCTGCTGCCCTTGTTAATGGATTCAAGGATTTTGACAAGGACGTGAATATCGTTGGCGTAATCCTCAACAACATTGGCGGTCCAAGACACACTAAAAAAGCAACTGAAGCTATTGAACATTACACAGGTATTCCAGTTATTGGTGTAATTCACCGCAATAACTCAATGAAAATATCAATGAGGCATCTAGGTCTTGTTCCTGCAATAGAAGAACGTCGCCGTGCCGATAATTACGATGAGAGAATCGAATTTATCAAGAACAAGATCAAGGATGGAATCCAGATAGACAGGCTTCTGGAAATGGCACACGCAGCTCCGGAACTTGAACGTCCTTCAAAAACCGTTTTCTCTCCACGCGAGATTGAAGGTGGGCGTCCTGTAATTGGTGTCGCCCTTGATGAGGCTTTTAATTTCTATTATCATGATAACCTTGAACTGCTTGAAATGGCAGGAGCGGATATCAAATACTTCAGCCCGATTCACGACAGCAAACTGCCCTGTGTTGACGGACTCTACCTTGGCGGCGGTTATCCCGAACTTTTCGCCGCAGAACTTGAGAATAATGTTTCAATGCGTGAGGATATTCTTGATGCATCACGCTCCGGTATGCCAATCTATGCGGAATGTGGCGGCCTGATGTACCTGACCGAGAAACTCAGCACCGGAGTAAAAGGCAAAGGAGCCCATAATATGGCAGAAATGCCTGAATCCACCCACGACATGGTTGGTGCTCTCCCTGGACATACGCTTATGGGTCACAAACGTGTGGTCAGTTACAATATTGGCGAACTTGCAATGGATTCAGTTATTGGCAAAACAGGAAACTCTTTCCGTGGCCATGAATTCCATCATTCCGAAGTTACAGAGATTCCAAAAGATGCGGAGTTTGCCATTAAACTCTCCCGCGGAACCGGAATCATTGATGGCTGGGACGGACTCACTGTTGATAATACACTTGGATGCTATGCGCATCTGGTTGCGAGTTCTTACAGGGAATTTGCGGGGAGTTTTGTGGATTTTGTGATGGAGAATATACAATAG
- the cfbC gene encoding Ni-sirohydrochlorin a,c-diamide reductive cyclase ATP-dependent reductase subunit: MMEQKRIAIYGKGGIGKSSTASNVAAACADEGYKVMIIGCDPKSDSSITLLGGKRIQTILDLLRQKIDVNEEDIVHEGYKGVKCVEVGGPEPGIGCAGRGIIVAIQRLRKVCKSIDDMDLIIYDVPGDIVCGGFVAPIRKGLVNEAYILTSGEYMPLYAANNICKGLAKIDTPLSGIICNSRSVTREEAIVRKFSEEIGSKLMAFIPKEQIVQDCERDGFSVLEKAPDSPVAGVYRELAHAIMSNDSSVLPSSLEDERLRELTR; this comes from the coding sequence CTGATGGAACAGAAAAGAATAGCCATTTATGGAAAAGGCGGGATTGGAAAATCCAGCACAGCTTCCAATGTTGCAGCCGCATGTGCCGATGAAGGTTACAAAGTAATGATAATCGGATGTGATCCTAAGAGTGATTCATCCATTACACTTCTTGGCGGTAAGAGAATACAAACTATCCTTGACCTTCTACGACAGAAAATTGATGTCAATGAAGAGGACATTGTCCATGAAGGTTACAAAGGCGTGAAATGCGTTGAAGTCGGTGGACCCGAGCCTGGAATAGGATGTGCAGGACGCGGCATCATTGTTGCCATACAGAGATTGAGGAAGGTATGTAAATCCATTGATGATATGGACCTCATCATCTACGATGTACCCGGAGATATCGTATGCGGTGGATTTGTAGCACCAATACGTAAGGGGCTTGTTAACGAAGCCTATATTCTGACATCAGGCGAATACATGCCACTCTATGCTGCAAATAACATATGCAAGGGACTTGCCAAAATAGATACTCCGCTTTCCGGCATAATCTGCAATTCCAGAAGTGTCACAAGGGAAGAGGCAATAGTAAGGAAGTTCTCCGAGGAAATAGGAAGCAAGCTCATGGCTTTTATTCCAAAGGAGCAGATCGTGCAGGATTGTGAGAGGGATGGTTTCTCAGTGCTTGAAAAAGCTCCAGATTCACCTGTTGCAGGCGTCTATCGTGAACTTGCACATGCTATTATGTCAAACGACAGTTCCGTACTGCCTTCATCACTTGAAGATGAAAGACTGCGTGAACTTACACGTTAA
- the cfbD gene encoding Ni-sirohydrochlorin a,c-diamide reductive cyclase catalytic subunit encodes MAEKDISIIHPRPSSIVAALYTLRDLNVDVAILHGPPGCSFKHARLLEEDGIHVVTTALDENGFVFGGREELSTLLLKVNEMFNPKLIGVVGTCVSMIIGEELSEPVRDANLDVPVIGVEVHAGYPNNTKGVLIALESACDAGVITNEELERQKVLLTEATNVEKRHGAASKEYLVPSRGDLKYKVAEKVINYLKEGKKCLTIMNAKKETGYMFADITVAINEVAEQLGVSDNVINMANVDDALGLPRVRHHASSIMNDFREKGIEIHEMIGGMDEYPITGEKVSKIIAEKYSEFDFAVITGVPHAIPMDELQNMDVISVTNGPRQVHPLKDMGHSNVIVEIDLHPKTLGVSNIVESEFGATMREVAKDMQNVEEA; translated from the coding sequence ATGGCTGAAAAAGATATTTCTATAATACACCCGCGGCCCAGTTCCATTGTGGCTGCTTTATACACACTGCGTGACCTGAATGTTGATGTTGCAATACTCCACGGTCCGCCAGGCTGCTCATTCAAACATGCAAGGCTGCTTGAGGAAGATGGTATTCATGTTGTAACAACAGCCCTTGATGAGAACGGCTTTGTTTTCGGAGGACGTGAAGAACTTTCAACCCTGCTTCTCAAGGTCAACGAGATGTTCAATCCAAAACTCATCGGCGTTGTGGGAACTTGTGTCAGTATGATCATCGGTGAGGAACTCAGTGAACCGGTGAGGGACGCAAATCTTGACGTACCTGTCATAGGCGTAGAAGTGCATGCAGGATACCCTAACAACACCAAAGGAGTCCTCATTGCCCTTGAATCTGCATGTGATGCAGGTGTAATTACTAACGAGGAACTTGAGAGGCAGAAAGTCCTGCTTACGGAGGCAACCAATGTTGAGAAACGTCACGGTGCAGCAAGTAAGGAATATCTTGTCCCTTCACGGGGGGATCTGAAATATAAGGTTGCTGAAAAAGTAATCAATTACCTGAAAGAAGGTAAGAAATGCCTGACTATCATGAATGCCAAGAAGGAAACCGGTTACATGTTTGCAGATATCACCGTTGCTATCAATGAAGTAGCTGAACAGCTTGGTGTTTCTGACAATGTGATCAACATGGCAAATGTGGATGATGCTCTTGGTCTGCCACGTGTACGTCACCATGCTTCAAGCATCATGAATGATTTCAGGGAAAAAGGAATTGAGATTCACGAAATGATCGGTGGTATGGATGAATATCCGATCACAGGCGAAAAAGTCAGCAAAATCATAGCTGAAAAGTACAGTGAGTTTGATTTTGCAGTAATTACCGGCGTCCCACATGCCATACCAATGGATGAGCTTCAGAACATGGATGTAATTTCCGTAACCAATGGACCGAGGCAGGTGCACCCTCTCAAGGATATGGGACACTCAAATGTCATTGTGGAAATTGATCTGCATCCTAAAACACTTGGAGTAAGCAACATTGTTGAGTCTGAGTTCGGTGCAACAATGCGTGAGGTTGCAAAAGATATGCAAAACGTGGAGGAAGCCTGA
- the cfbE gene encoding coenzyme F430 synthase, with the protein MSSLASNVADSQGCFQDVNGIIVLDLTHAGIIIATKLAKLGFSVTAVDVYRTADENVLLELEEGCGIKTSKKPVQIDKHDLVISPAHLDPEYPVLVEARKKGIKILTHHQAVGSILSMKGWPDSGTVIEITGSKAKTSSASLLAEMLSQKMKVVLHTSRGLELWENGQCKILNLGLSIAPGSILLAIDKLDEFGVSAECYIFEVSIGLTGFADIGIITTLEPDYPIAASTSNASDAKLSVLSYAKQEEIFFLNVTDMKGHDMANKFGRTCFTFGDSEYCGKDYENADTVADIDDKSVTFNHKNGTFSSPLSQNYNSRSYATAFAVSTAVALKMGIPEQEIIEVIASFGGLQGRMQEKELEGRTLIDNSNSGMDIKSAERSLDYALTKSKSESEISGIIMILGEEAAQVCEGLPPENVSEFVMRRSGELSRLILVGKRMHDIGNGKFTYAGGLEEGLEIATAIASEKDIILSCVKCFR; encoded by the coding sequence ATGTCTTCATTAGCCAGTAATGTTGCTGATTCCCAGGGTTGCTTTCAGGATGTAAACGGAATTATTGTGCTGGACCTGACACATGCCGGAATTATTATTGCAACTAAACTTGCAAAACTTGGATTTTCAGTAACTGCTGTGGATGTTTACAGGACTGCAGATGAAAACGTGCTGCTGGAACTGGAAGAAGGGTGCGGCATAAAAACATCAAAGAAACCTGTGCAGATTGATAAACATGACCTTGTAATAAGTCCTGCTCATCTTGACCCTGAATATCCGGTACTTGTAGAAGCCAGAAAAAAAGGCATAAAGATACTTACACATCACCAGGCAGTTGGCAGCATATTGTCCATGAAAGGATGGCCTGATAGCGGAACTGTAATAGAGATCACAGGTTCAAAGGCTAAAACAAGTTCCGCATCTTTGCTTGCCGAAATGCTTTCACAGAAAATGAAAGTAGTACTGCATACATCCAGAGGTCTGGAACTGTGGGAAAACGGACAATGCAAAATATTGAATTTAGGACTTAGCATAGCACCGGGAAGTATACTGCTTGCAATCGATAAACTGGACGAATTCGGTGTTTCAGCAGAGTGTTACATTTTTGAGGTTTCCATCGGCCTGACAGGTTTTGCAGACATCGGAATAATTACAACGCTTGAACCTGATTATCCAATTGCTGCATCAACTTCAAATGCCAGTGATGCGAAATTAAGCGTTCTTTCCTATGCTAAACAGGAAGAGATCTTTTTCCTCAATGTAACAGACATGAAAGGCCATGATATGGCAAATAAATTTGGAAGGACCTGTTTTACATTCGGAGATTCTGAATATTGCGGCAAGGATTATGAGAATGCTGATACCGTGGCTGACATTGATGACAAAAGTGTCACCTTCAATCACAAAAATGGAACATTCTCAAGCCCACTTTCGCAGAACTATAATTCCAGATCATATGCCACTGCTTTTGCAGTATCAACTGCAGTTGCTTTGAAAATGGGAATTCCTGAACAGGAAATCATTGAAGTTATTGCTTCTTTTGGAGGACTTCAGGGAAGAATGCAGGAAAAAGAACTTGAAGGCAGGACACTCATTGATAATTCAAACTCAGGAATGGATATTAAGTCGGCTGAACGTTCTCTTGATTATGCATTAACCAAATCGAAATCCGAGTCTGAAATTTCAGGCATAATCATGATACTTGGCGAAGAGGCTGCACAGGTATGTGAAGGACTTCCACCTGAAAATGTCTCTGAGTTTGTGATGCGACGAAGTGGTGAGCTCTCCAGACTGATACTTGTTGGAAAAAGGATGCATGATATTGGAAATGGCAAGTTCACTTATGCCGGTGGACTGGAAGAGGGACTGGAAATAGCTACAGCAATTGCATCCGAAAAAGACATAATCCTATCATGTGTGAAATGCTTCAGATGA